A part of Carassius carassius chromosome 4, fCarCar2.1, whole genome shotgun sequence genomic DNA contains:
- the LOC132130608 gene encoding uncharacterized protein LOC132130608 produces MKVLLYVCFILFVTDEATGQTTNPACDKVNDFDQCLDNGGLCDEKMSRCTCFEGQPFCRCNSQKGEFYTDENCTQRWTVVTFALVASLPGLTLAVLVGVIVYVIMLPSDKSHTGEGKTTPKTSSKEQGMVPGIAFSSDINGRPPPNMRPVQENHVLKAMPNRLYSSSSGVHPSVNSMTDGRHREPNSVYTGMRDPPMGGPVQPYSNGAVRGQIVSNPYARDSPSRNPYKEHSPSADHHSDYRPHAPSHTYEDLKPNQPYSPAPLFASSEHGNLHNGFPRPQLNLQY; encoded by the exons ATGAAGGTCTTACTGTACGTGTGTTTTATCTTGTTTGTTACTGATGAAGCAACCGGACAGACAACAAACC CTGCCTGTGATAAAGTTAATGACTTTGACCAATGTTTGGATAATGGGGGGCTCTGTGATGAGAAAATGAGCAGATGTACCTGTTTCGAAGGACAACCATTCTGTCG GTGCAACAGTCAAAAGGGTGAGTTTTACACTGATGAAAACTGCACTCAAAGATGGACAGTAGTGACCTTTGCCCTGGTGGCATCTCTGCCTGGTCTTACACTCGCTGTGCTGGTGGGGGTGATCGTTTACGTGATAATGTTACCATCAGACAAGAGCCACACAGG tgaAGGAAAGACGACACCCAAGACATCCTCTAAAGAGCAGGGCATGGTCCCTGGAATTGCTTTTTCTTCTGATATTAAT GGTCGTCCTCCCCCAAACATGAGACCTGTGCAAGAAAATCATGTTCTGAAAGCCATGCCCAACCGCCTGTAtag TTCATCCAGCGGTGTGCATCCATCTGTTAACAGCATGACTGATGGACGGCACCGTGAGCCGAACAG TGTGTACACTGGCATGCGTGACCCTCCTATGGGAGGTCCTGTGCAGCCTTACAG CAATGGCGCAGTTCGGGGTCAGATTGTTAGCAACCCTTATGCTAGAGATTCACCCAGCCGAAACCCCTATAAAGAACACAGCCCTTCTGCAGACCACCACAGTGATTACAGACCACATGCCCCTTCACACACATATGAAGACctg AAACCGAACCAGCCCTATTCTCCTGCTCCACTCTTTGCTTCCTCTGAGCATGGAAACCTCCACAATGGATTTCCACGACCCCAGTTAAATCTACAATACTAG